AATAGTGCAGCAAGAAGTGGCAATGGTCAGTAATATCTTCGTGGAATATATTGAATTGGTTGATGCGATTACTTTGATGTCTTTAGATAAAGTTGAGGAGGAAGGAATGCTTGCAATCGCAGCACGTCTTGGTTCTACACGTTTGATCGACAATACCATCTTATGCGATCGCCAACCCATCATCGCTATTGATGGTCCAGCGGGCGCGGGAAAATCTACGGTGGCTCGTCAAGTAGCAAACCAGCTAGGTTTGGTGTATTTAGATACTGGTTCGATGTATCGTGCTGTTACTTGGCTGGTGCTACAAAAGGGAATTCCCATTGACGATGAATGCGCGATCGCCGAATTAGCCAGTCAGTCTGAAATTCAACTCACTCCTTGCCAGGATCTGCAGTCTCCAGTGCGGGTTTGGATTAATGGTAGTGATGTTACTCAAAAGATTCGCACAATTGAGGTGACATCTCAAGTATCGGCTATTGCCGCACAGGGTGCTGTACGTAAAGCACTGGTGAAACAACAGCAAAGTTGGGGTAAAAGAGGTGGTTTAGTCGCTGAAGGCAGAGACATTGGTACTCATGTATTCCCCGATGCGGAAGTGAAAATCTTCTTAACCGCGTCTGTAAGTGAACGCGCACGTCGTCGCCAGGAAGACTTTAAAAAACAAGGTCTACCCGAAGTCAGTTTAGAACAACTGGAACGGGACATTGCCGAACGTGACTGGAAAGATAGCACTCGCAAAGTTTCTCCCTTGCAAAAAGCTGCAGATGCAATTGAAATTCAAACTGATGGTCTAGGGGTGTCTGAGGTTACGGCTGAAATTGTTAACTATTGCCAGCAATGTTTATCTCAATGGTAAGCATTGGGATTTGCTATGATTTTGGGCATTGAATATATGAGGATGGTGAGTGAGTGAGTTAGTACTTACTCACCACCCTATATATTCAAGTTCCACAGAAAATTATATTGAAGGAAAATTCAAATTTCTATCTTAGATTTAAGTATTTTCAATATTAAATCATCTAACTTAAGACTGATTTTTAATCTACCTCCAGTTCATTTGTCATTTGTCATTTGTCATTTGTCATTTGTCATTTGTCATTTGTCAGTTCCAATACTCAATCCCCAATCCCCAATTCCCAATCCCCAATCCCCAATCCCTGGTAACAGAGCGGAGCCGTTCGCGTAGCGTCCGCACCAGAAGTGCAATCCCCAATCCCCAATCCCCAATCCCTGGTAACAGAGCGGAGCCGTTCGCGTAGCGTCCGCACCAGAAGTGCAATCCCCAATCCCCAATCCCCAATCCCTGGTAACTGAGCGGAGCCGTTCGCGTAGCGTCCGCACCAGAAGTGCAATCCCCAATCCCCAATCCCCAATCCCTGGTAACTGAGCGGAGCCGTTCGCGTAGCGTCCGCACCAGAAGTGCAATCCCCAATCCCTGGTAACAGAGCGGAGCCGTTCGCGTAGCGTCCGCACCAGAAGTGCAATCCCCAATCCCCTAACTAAACTACTTTGTCTGAATCTTCACTTTGGTAGTAAAATGACCATGTTAAGTTTTATGTTCCATATTAAGGATATAAAACTAGTCAAGACAAAACCTGTAATTTCCTAAGCTGCTGTAATAGCTTTCAACTGGAAACCGGTAAAGAGAGGATTTAGCAAAATGTCATTTGTACAAGCACCCCTACCCTACGACTTTAATGCTCTAGAGCCTTACGGCATGAAAGGTGAAACCTTTGAGTACCACTATGGTAAGCATCACAAGGCTTATGTAGACAACCTTAACAAGCTCACTGATGGTACAGAACTTGCTGATAAGTCGCTAGAAGAAGTGATCCAAATTTCGTTTAGAGATCCCTCTAAAGTAGGAATCTTTAACAACTCTGCTCAAGTATGGAACCACACCTTTTTCTGGAACTCCCTGAAGCCAGCTGGTGGTGGCGCACCCAGCGGTGAATTGGCTACAAAAATTGACAAGGATTTTGGTAGCTTTGACAAATTCAAAGAAGAGTTCACTAACGCTGCTACAACTCAGTTTGGCAGTGGTTGGGCTTGGTTAATTGATGATGGTGGTACGCTGAAGGTGATTAAGACACCCAATGCAGAAAACCCTCTAGCTTATGGACAAAAGGCACTCCTCACCCTAGATGTTTGGGAACACGCCTACTACATCGACTACAGAAATGCTCGTCCTGCGTTTATCAAGAATTTCTTGGAGCAGCTGGCTAACTGGGACTTTGCTGCAGAAAATTTGGCGAAAGTCTAATTATTAGTACTCTGTCACAGCAAGTTTGATGGGTTGTTCGTAGTTGCGCTTTAGCGCTCTTGATCAAGGGAGCGCTATTAGCCCAGCTTTCCCCTAGGGTAGCGCAACTACGAACAAATCTATGACTTATGCACTATACAAATTAACCATAACATGTATTATGGTATTTCGTCTTTTCAGGCGCTTCGCATAACCCTGATTTATTCCGACACTTGCAATTGCCTCCGGCACGCGAAGAGCGAACGCTGGGTGCTAAACATACGTAAAATAACCAAATTGCGTATAGGACTTACGTACGATGCGTAAGTCCTAAAATCTATTCACCCAGTATTGTTACTGGACTTTAGTCTAATTTAGACTTTAATCTATAGAGCATAAGGATTTGAGATTCTGGAAATTTCTATTGCTCCCCATGCATAATATCTTAAATAATAGGTGATAAGTTTGTAACCACCCAAGTTGCTAGCTACATAAGTAAAATTCAGTCACAAGTCAGAATAAGTCAGTAATTGTCAGGCGTTAACTCAGTCAGCAGTTGAGTAGTCTGGTTTTATGGCACAGGAATTTAACTTACTGAAATTGCTAGCAACTGTTTAATGTCAAAGCCTAAATCCATTGGGCTTTTAATTTTTGCAAAGGAGAAATATGGCAATTTTCACAGGTGACGATAATAACAACAATATTTCTGGTACTCCTGGTAATGATATCCTCATTGGTCTTGGTGGTAATGATACCCTCAATAGTGGTGATGGTACTGATATCCTGATTGGTGGCACAGATAATGATACCTACATTGTCGATAGCACGACTGATGTGATTACCGAACTTGCTAATGAGGGTACAGATACCATTCAATCGAGTGTCACCTTCAGCCTAGAGGCGATCGCCAACGTCGAAAATCTCACCCTGACAGGAACATCTGCGATTAACGGTACAGGTAACGCAGGCAATAACGTTATCACAGGTAACGCTGCTAACAACAATCTTAATGGTGGTGGTGGTGATGATACCCTCGCCGGAAGTATTGGTAACGATACCTTAAATGGAGACGTGGGGATTGATACGGCTGATTACAGCACTCTGGCGCAAAGTATTACCCTATTACCAACTGGAATTGTCAATAAAGCTGGCGGTACAGGCACAGACCAACTGATCAAGATCGAAAAAATCGTTGCCAATGCGGCTGTCACTAATAACACTATAGATGCTTCTGGTGCCAATGCAGGCGTATCAATTAACGCCAACCTCGGTACTCAAAGTTTGACGGTGAATGCGGTGAATGGTCCTCCTCAAGCTGTCGGTCTGTTTACAGTCGTGAACTTCGACAATGTTACAGGTACAAATGGAGATGACACCATTATTGGCGATGGACAAAACAACCTATTATTTGGCCAGGATGGGAATGACTCTCTTAATGGTGGTGATGGGAATGATACCCTCACGGGAGGAATTGGTAACAATAGCTTAAATAACGATATTCTTTTCACCCAAAAAGCAGATTTGTCCAATCCTGGGATTTTTAACGGGAATTTGACGAATCTAATGGTTGGAGATTTCAATGGTGACGGAAAAGATGACTTTCTACGGCAAGAAAAAGGAGCTTGGGCTAACGACAATTTTTTGATGGCTCAGGTGTTCTTGTCCAATGGGGATGGAAGTTTTACCCAAAAAGCAGATTTGTCCAATCCTGGGATTTTTAACGGGGATTTGACGAATCTAATGGTTGGAGATTTCAATGGTGACGGAAAAGATGACTTTCTACGGCAAGAAAAAGGAGCTTGGGCTAACGACAATTTTTTGATGGCTCAGGTGTTCTTGTCCAATGGGGATGGAAGTTTTACCCAAAAAGCAGATTTGTCCAATCCTGGGATTTTTAACGGGGATTTGACGAATCTAATGGTTGGAGATTTCAATGGTGACGGAAAAGATGACTTCCTACGGCAAGAAAAAGGAGCTTGGGCTAACGACAATTTTTTGATGGCTCAGGTGTTCTTGTCCAATGGGGATGGAAGTTTTACCCAAAAAGCAGATTTGTCCAATCCTGGGATTTTTAACGGGAATTTGACGAATCTAATGGTTGGAGATTTCAATGGTGACGGAAAAGATGACTTTCTACGGCAAGAAAAAGGAGCTTGGGCTAACGACAATATTTTCATGGCTCAGGTGTTCTTGTCCAATGGGGATGGAAGTTTTACCCAAAAAGCAGATTTGTCCAATCCTGGGATTTTTAACGGGGATTTGACGAATCTAATGGTTGGAGATTTCAATGGTGACGGAAAAGATGACTTCCTA
The Gloeotrichia echinulata CP02 DNA segment above includes these coding regions:
- a CDS encoding bifunctional pantoate--beta-alanine ligase/(d)CMP kinase, which codes for MRLLTTVAALRCYLTKRRAQNRCAVHEDLVLDEMTSWFQTAIGLVPTMGGLHQGHLSLIQRARQENSTVIVTIFVNPLQFGPNEDYQRYPRTLELDMQMCREAGVDMIFAPTPEELEIPQKSIQESNVTQVIPPSAMITGLCGGSRLGHFQGVTTIVTKLFNLVQPDRAYFGQKDGQQLAIIRQLAADLNFPTEIVACPTVREPSGLALSSRNQYLTATEKQEAAVLYRGLQQAEAAFRAGVRNSSKLIAIVQQEVAMVSNIFVEYIELVDAITLMSLDKVEEEGMLAIAARLGSTRLIDNTILCDRQPIIAIDGPAGAGKSTVARQVANQLGLVYLDTGSMYRAVTWLVLQKGIPIDDECAIAELASQSEIQLTPCQDLQSPVRVWINGSDVTQKIRTIEVTSQVSAIAAQGAVRKALVKQQQSWGKRGGLVAEGRDIGTHVFPDAEVKIFLTASVSERARRRQEDFKKQGLPEVSLEQLERDIAERDWKDSTRKVSPLQKAADAIEIQTDGLGVSEVTAEIVNYCQQCLSQW
- a CDS encoding superoxide dismutase, coding for MSFVQAPLPYDFNALEPYGMKGETFEYHYGKHHKAYVDNLNKLTDGTELADKSLEEVIQISFRDPSKVGIFNNSAQVWNHTFFWNSLKPAGGGAPSGELATKIDKDFGSFDKFKEEFTNAATTQFGSGWAWLIDDGGTLKVIKTPNAENPLAYGQKALLTLDVWEHAYYIDYRNARPAFIKNFLEQLANWDFAAENLAKV